The sequence TATCCGGGATTGGGAACTGGCCCTCTGCAATGACCTCAACCTCGATCAAGCTCGGATCAAGTTACACCATTACCATCAGGCCAACCGCGATCGCCTGATTGCTCAACGCCTACAAGCGGGGCTAGCGCTCAAACACATCACCGTAACCGCCCAGCAAGACGACGACAGACTGCATATCCAAGTCCATCGGCCCGTGGGGGTGGGTATCAACTACTTCACCCTGCCCGACCGGCTGCGCACCCTGATGATTAGCTGGCAAATGGACGACATTCACAGCTTTGATCTCACCGGTCAGGTGCAAGAGCAGGATGTTGTCGAGTGGCGGGGCAGTTACAAGCTGTTTCAAGGGCAGCCTTGCCCCCCGGCTCGATGGTCTCGGGTACTGCTGACCGCCTTTCTGATTTTCCCGCCCCTAGGCATTCCGGCCTTAGCCTGCGCCATGAACCTGCGTCAGGCCTACCAGCGGGGTGACTACCTCACCGCCCTGCGAGCTTCTAAGGCCATTCAGGGGCTGTGCCGCGCCGGGGGCATCATCTCCCTCACTCTGGTGACTATGCTCGTGGGCTACTGGGGCTATCAACGGCTTTATGGCCCTCCAGAAGCATCGGCGTCGCCCCTAGAGCTACCCGCTAAACCGCTGACTCCGCCTGGGATCGATGACTAGCCACCAGATCCGCTGGGGTCATGGTTTCATAACGTTCAAAGGGCTGGTGAATCCACGGGTTATCGGGCAGGTAAACCACATGGTAATCGGGCTTAATGATCGATTCGGCCTTGTACCACAGCACCGCCGTACGCACATCTTCGATGTAGAACCCATACTTGTGGTGCAGCCAGGCCATCGATTTCTTCAGACTGTAGCCTGAGTCAACTAGGTCGTCGACAATCAGCACCTGGCTGCCCAGGCTCGGGGTGGTCATGCTCAGGTCGCGGGAGAAAGTAATCGACCCCCGTGTACGACCATCGGCCCCACCGTAGGAGGCAGTCGACAAAATCGCCAGGGGCACATCAAACAGGCGACAGAGGGTATCGCCAATGCGCAGCCCACCC is a genomic window of Nodosilinea sp. E11 containing:
- a CDS encoding tetratricopeptide repeat protein → MGYSLTQWLRRQQARYHYRQALTQTRKGNVDAALKALPQALSHHPNPADIHLELGKVYWQAGSLDTALAAFTEAIAHDPSNVRAYGNRGLLHCQQGHDELALADWQRALEHQPGHALIHYNRGLLHLRHQHYTAALADLDAAIAANPNLAEAYLHRGHLHETLGEAEAAIRDWELALCNDLNLDQARIKLHHYHQANRDRLIAQRLQAGLALKHITVTAQQDDDRLHIQVHRPVGVGINYFTLPDRLRTLMISWQMDDIHSFDLTGQVQEQDVVEWRGSYKLFQGQPCPPARWSRVLLTAFLIFPPLGIPALACAMNLRQAYQRGDYLTALRASKAIQGLCRAGGIISLTLVTMLVGYWGYQRLYGPPEASASPLELPAKPLTPPGIDD
- a CDS encoding phosphoribosyltransferase, encoding MADFYVSWDDYHRDIEKLAIQIYESGWEFNQIVCLAKGGLRIGDTLCRLFDVPLAILSTASYGGADGRTRGSITFSRDLSMTTPSLGSQVLIVDDLVDSGYSLKKSMAWLHHKYGFYIEDVRTAVLWYKAESIIKPDYHVVYLPDNPWIHQPFERYETMTPADLVASHRSQAESAV